The following coding sequences lie in one Arachis hypogaea cultivar Tifrunner chromosome 4, arahy.Tifrunner.gnm2.J5K5, whole genome shotgun sequence genomic window:
- the LOC112796456 gene encoding uncharacterized protein: MSRFLILPKHFASINPWPWLSLSLFSTRSSSSRSKGKSFTVSYLVGTCGFSPERAVSVSKRFSFKTSERPDTVIAFFRNIGLSQTSLFRVLQSMPQLLVASPERSLQPKIDFFKSKGFSTSDICKTIVNNPLILIRSVQVQIAPAFDFFDDMFPSRDKLIKAIIRNSSILYDFKIYVEPNIKLLREAGVPISHVIRLIEYCPRQLKANPKRFKEVLQEIKEMKFDPFKFQFVVAIYVNVTVGKSSLARRKGIYRKWGWTDGNIFAAFRNHPWCLVISDDKIEAIMDYLVNELGYSASSISSNPWVLSMSLKRRIIPRGSVILVLQSKGLGRKLGLGTIFRCNEEIFLNKFIFRHEKEADDLLKLYQANLGKEQVHKRKECND, from the coding sequence ATGTCTCGATTTCTCATTCTACCCAAACACTTTGCTTCCATCAATCCATGGCCATGGCTTTCTTTGAGTCTCTTCTCAactcgttcttcttcttcaagatcCAAAGGCAAGTCTTTCACTGTCTCATACCTCGTTGGAACTTGCGGGTTCTCACCAGAACGTGCAGTTTCCGTTTCCAAACGCTTTAGCTTCAAAACAAGCGAAAGACCAGACACAGTGATTGCGTTCTTCAGGAACATTGGGTTATCCCAAACGTCACTGTTCAGAGTCCTCCAATCCATGCCACAGTTACTCGTAGCCAGTCCCGAGAGATCTTTGCAGCcaaaaatcgatttttttaaGTCCAAAGGGTTTTCTACCTCTGATATATGCAAGACCATTGTTAATAACCCTTTGATCCTCATCCGAAGCGTGCAGGTTCAGATAGCTCCCGCGTTTGATTTCTTCGATGACATGTTTCCCTCTAGGGATAAGCTCATCAAAGCTATTATCCGTAATTCGAGTATTCTCTATGACTTTAAAATATATGTAGAACCTAATATAAAGCTGCTTAGAGAAGCAGGAGTTCCTATTTCACATGTTATTAGGTTAATAGAATACTGCCCTCGCCAATTGAAGGCAAACCCTAAGAGGTTTAAGGAGGTATTGcaggaaattaaggagatgaaGTTTGATCCCTTCAAGTTTCAATTTGTTGTGGCTATTTATGTGAATGTAACCGTAGGAAAATCCTCATTGGCAAGAAGGAAAGGTATTTATAGAAAGTGGGGTTGGACCGATGGCAATATTTTTGCAGCATTTAGAAACCATCCGTGGTGTCTTGTCATCTCGGATGACAAGATTGAAGCAATCATGGATTATCTGGTGAATGAATTGGGTTATTCCGCTTCTTCTATATCTAGTAATCCCTGGGTGTTGTCCATGAGTTTGAAAAGGCGGATTATTCCCAGGGGTTCTGTTATTCTAGTTTTGCAGTCTAAGGGTCTGGGGAGGAAGCTGGGCTTGGGTACAATATTTAGGTGCAATGAAGAGATCTTCTTGAATAAGTTTATCTTCCGCCATGAGAAAGAAGCTGACGATCTATTGAAGTTGTATCAAGCTAATTTAGGAAAAGAGCAAGTCCATaagagaaaagaatgtaatgATTAA
- the LOC112796457 gene encoding uncharacterized protein isoform X2, whose amino-acid sequence MFQSRHKLIKAATGYSAMLYDFARFTEPNIKLLRDEGVAESHIVRLIQYYPNQLKNSPKKFKEALQEVKEMKFDPLTFQFIVAIHVKTKIGKSTWERKEGIYRKWGWTDADIITAFRRCPWCFASSDNKIEAVMDFLVNRLGYASSSVVKYPLILSMSLKRRIIPRGSIFLVLQSKGLVRKLGLASVFRINEKTFLSAL is encoded by the exons ATGTTTCAGTCTAGGCACAAGCTCATAAAGGCTGCTACCGGTTATTCTGCTATGCTGTATGATTTTGCAAGGTTTACAGAACCTAATATAAAGCTTCTTAGAGATGAAGGAGTTGCTGAATCACATATTGTTAGGTTAATTCAGTACTACCCCAACCAATTGAAGAATAGCCCTAAGAAGTTTAAGGAGGCATTGCAAGAAGTTAAGGAGATGAAGTTTGATCCCTTGACGTTTCAATTTATTGTGGCTATTCACGTGAAGACAAAAATAGGAAAATCCACATGGGAAAGAAAGGAAGGAATTTATAGAAAGTGGGGTTGGACCGATGCCGATATTATCACAGCTTTCAGACGCTGTCCGTGGTGCTTCGCCAGCTCCGACAACAAGATTGAAGCAGTCATGGATTTTTTGGTGAATCGATTGGGTTATGCATCTTCTTCTGTTGTTAAGTATCCGTTGATATTGTCCATGAGTTTGAAAAGGAGAATCATTCCAAGGGGTTCTATTTTTCTGGTTTTGCAGTCTAAGGGTCTGGTGAGGAAGCTGGGCTTGGCTTCAGTGTTTAGGATTAATGAAAAGACCTTCTTGA GTGCGCTTTGA
- the LOC112796457 gene encoding uncharacterized protein isoform X1 produces MSQFLIKIISQPKLYSCISNPWPWHSLRLSSTLSSSSSSSSRGNSFIVSYLVGTCGFSPERAVYISKRFSFETSDKPDAVISFIKNIGLSQTTTLRVIQSLPQLLVANPKTLQPKIDFFKSKGFSSSDICRIIEGCPSILTRSLQNEIAPSFDCFDAMFQSRHKLIKAATGYSAMLYDFARFTEPNIKLLRDEGVAESHIVRLIQYYPNQLKNSPKKFKEALQEVKEMKFDPLTFQFIVAIHVKTKIGKSTWERKEGIYRKWGWTDADIITAFRRCPWCFASSDNKIEAVMDFLVNRLGYASSSVVKYPLILSMSLKRRIIPRGSIFLVLQSKGLVRKLGLASVFRINEKTFLSAL; encoded by the exons ATGTCTCAATTTCTCATTAAAATCATTTCTCAACCCAAACTCTATTCTTGTATCAGCAATCCATGGCCATGGCATTCTTTGAGACTATCCtcaaccctttcttcttcttcttcttcaagttcCAGAGGCAATTCTTTCATTGTCTCATACCTCGTCGGAACTTGTGGGTTCTCACCAGAACGCGCAGTTTACATTTCCAAGCGCTTCAGCTTCGAAACAAGCGATAAACCAGATGCAGTGATTTCGTTCATCAAGAATATCGGTCTCTCCCAAACGACGACGTTGAGAGTCATCCAATCTCTGCCCCAATTACTCGTAGCAAACCCTAAAACTCTTCAGCCAAAAATCGATTTTTTCAAGTCCAAAGGGTTTTCCTCCTCTGACATATGCAGGATCATAGAAGGCTGCCCTTCAATCCTCACCCGAAGCTTGCAGAATGAAATCGCTCCCTCCTTCGATTGCTTCGACGCCATGTTTCAGTCTAGGCACAAGCTCATAAAGGCTGCTACCGGTTATTCTGCTATGCTGTATGATTTTGCAAGGTTTACAGAACCTAATATAAAGCTTCTTAGAGATGAAGGAGTTGCTGAATCACATATTGTTAGGTTAATTCAGTACTACCCCAACCAATTGAAGAATAGCCCTAAGAAGTTTAAGGAGGCATTGCAAGAAGTTAAGGAGATGAAGTTTGATCCCTTGACGTTTCAATTTATTGTGGCTATTCACGTGAAGACAAAAATAGGAAAATCCACATGGGAAAGAAAGGAAGGAATTTATAGAAAGTGGGGTTGGACCGATGCCGATATTATCACAGCTTTCAGACGCTGTCCGTGGTGCTTCGCCAGCTCCGACAACAAGATTGAAGCAGTCATGGATTTTTTGGTGAATCGATTGGGTTATGCATCTTCTTCTGTTGTTAAGTATCCGTTGATATTGTCCATGAGTTTGAAAAGGAGAATCATTCCAAGGGGTTCTATTTTTCTGGTTTTGCAGTCTAAGGGTCTGGTGAGGAAGCTGGGCTTGGCTTCAGTGTTTAGGATTAATGAAAAGACCTTCTTGA GTGCGCTTTGA